In Brevibacterium pigmentatum, the sequence TAGTGCCGTGAGTCACAGACGAAATGGCCGTCCGAAGTGTGGAATCGGAGAGCTATGCTGACGGAGATGACCGAGCAGTCAGCTGACAATGTGGATCCTGGCGCAGCGCAAAAGTGTCAGATATAATCGACACGTGGCTGTTGTTCGAACTACCCGAACATTTGATCGTTGGCTCAAGGGCCTCAAGGATGAGAAAGCTCGTGTCCGCATTCTGCTTCGACTGGATCGTCTTGCGCACGGGAATCCTGGCCAGGTGGCACCGATCGGAAACGGGTTGTCTGAACTCAAGATCAATTCCGGTCCCGGTTACAGGATCTATTTCCTTCAGAGCGGGTCTGAGTTGATCGTGCTGCTCTGCGGTGGTGACAAATCGACGCAGGGTAAGGACATAGCCGCTGCGAAGAAGCTTGCTGATACTTGGAAGCTGGACCAGAGGAAGGAGGGTGGACATGACTGACGACGTGAAGTATCCGATCTTCGACGCCGCTGATCACATTGCCACTGCCGATGATGCCGCGATCTTGCTGGAGACGGCCCTTGAAGATGCCGCGGATGACCCAGGTGCCCTTCCGGCGGCGCTCGGGATCATCGCTCGATCAGGAAATATGAGCGACCTGGCTCGCCGAGTCGGCATGAGCCGCGACGGCCTCTACAGGGCGTTGTCGGAGGATGGAAATCCGACCTGGTCAACAGTCCTGCAAGTGACCAAGGCGCTGAACCT encodes:
- a CDS encoding type II toxin-antitoxin system RelE/ParE family toxin, which translates into the protein MAVVRTTRTFDRWLKGLKDEKARVRILLRLDRLAHGNPGQVAPIGNGLSELKINSGPGYRIYFLQSGSELIVLLCGGDKSTQGKDIAAAKKLADTWKLDQRKEGGHD
- a CDS encoding addiction module antidote protein, whose product is MTDDVKYPIFDAADHIATADDAAILLETALEDAADDPGALPAALGIIARSGNMSDLARRVGMSRDGLYRALSEDGNPTWSTVLQVTKALNLRVEIHPEPRSA